From a single Triplophysa rosa linkage group LG1, Trosa_1v2, whole genome shotgun sequence genomic region:
- the gfod2 gene encoding glucose-fructose oxidoreductase domain-containing protein 2 produces MLPGVGVFGTGQTVRALVPLLQKEGFPVQAVWGRTQEEAESLASELDIPFSTSQTDDVLLHPEVHLVCILTPPPHTRQIAVKALGIGKNVISEHAATLMDAYMMVTAARYYPQLMSIMGNSLRFLPAFVQMKRMLGEGYCGTLQVCEARVYGGSLLSQAYGWAWEELMGGGGLHTVGSCIIDLLSHLTGRRALRVHGMLRTFVRQGGPGGGIRSVTADDYACFQLLMSGGVVCSVTLNFNLPGTDLHEVMLVGSSGRLIARGTELYGQRTTMQVEELLLSDGGGEVGPSIRGLNGMVTQLRLSFQAQEDRRSWVRHPVSTAASFEDGLYVQTVVDAIKRSNRTGDWEPVDVKIQDVDPNHNHRTLSN; encoded by the exons ATGCTGCCAGGCGTGGGTGTATTTGGAACAGGGCAGACAGTGCGTGCCCTGGTGCCATTGCTCCAAAAAGAAGGCTTCCCTGTTCAGGCGGTTTGGGGCCGTACACAAGAGGAAGCAGAGTCACTGGCCAGTGAGTTGGACATTCCCTTCTCCACCAGCCAGACAGATGATGTGCTACTACATCCAGAGGTCCATCTCGTCTGTATATTGACACCACCACCACACACAAGGCAGATCGCAGTAAAAGCACTAG GTATAGGCAAAAATGTAATCAGTGAGCATGCAGCTACACTGATGGATGCTTATATGATGGTGACGGCAGCCAGATATTACCCACAGCTTATGAGCATCATGGGAAATTCTTTGCGCTTCTTGCCCGCCTTTGTCCAAATGAAACGCATGCTGGGTGAGGGTTATTGTGGGACCTTGCAG GTATGTGAAGCACGTGTATATGGAGGCTCGCTGCTCAGCCAAGCGTATGGATGGGCGTGGGAGGAGCTTATGGGAGGCGGTGGCCTGCACACAGTTGGCTCTTGCATCATTGACCTGCTGAGCCATCTCACAGGCCGGCGGGCTTTGCGAGTGCACGGAATGCTCCGGACTTTTGTACGTCAGGGTGGTCCAGGGGGAGGAATTCGTTCTGTAACCGCAGATGACTATGCTTGCTTTCAGCTACTGATGAGTGGGGGTGTGGTCTGCAGCGTGACACTAAACTTTAATCTACCTGGCACAGATCTACATGAGGTCATGCTTGTAGGGTCATCAGGGCGCCTCATTGCTCGAGGAACAGAACTATATGGTCAGAGGACCACCATGCAAGTAGAGGAGCTTCTTTTGAGTGATGGCGGAGGAGAAGTGGGACCATCCATTAGGGGATTGAACGGTATGGTGACTCAGCTCAGACTTTCCTTTCAGGCACAAGAGGACAGGCGCTCTTGGGTGCGGCATCCTGTTTCCACGGCAGCCTCATTTGAGGATGGGCTCTATGTACAGACAGTAGTTGATGCCATCAAACGGTCAAATCGCACTGGAGACTGGGAGCCGGTGGATGTAAAGATCCAGGATGTGGACCCTAACCATAACCACAGAACCTTATCAAATTAA
- the thap11 gene encoding THAP domain-containing protein 11 has product MPGFTCCVPGCYNNSHRDRDLRFYTFPKDPDQRETWLKNISRAGVSGCFSTFQPTTGHRVCSVHFPGGRKTYTIRVPTLFPLRGVNERKNRRGRSRKISATVMPIITNVVGSTNEAAIVKGEGDAENETLVQIDQNGQYITPMDLTASGDGSCLTAVTLVSGPGGDLPGGSATTVVVADIALCGADHSYSLTTGTTSAELLRKLNEQRDIIALMEIKMKEMKNTIRQLRVTEARLKEELREKDREKDRLISTTSTPIKRKL; this is encoded by the coding sequence ATGCCCGGCTTTACCTGCTGCGTGCCTGGATGCTATAATAACTCACATCGAGACCGCGATCTGCGTTTCTACACTTTTCCCAAGGATCCTGATCAGCGAGAGACATGGCTGAAGAACATTTCGAGGGCCGGGGTGAGCGGCTGCTTCAGTACTTTCCAGCCCACCACCGGGCATCGCGTCTGCAGCGTACACTTTCCCGGCGGTAGGAAAACCTACACCATCCGAGTCCCGACCCTTTTCCCTCTGCGTGGGGTAAACGAGAGAAAGAACCGAAGGGGCAGAAGCAGGAAGATCTCCGCCACGGTTATGCCCATCATTACTAACGTAGTTGGCTCTACTAACGAGGCAGCGATAGTGAAGGGAGAGGGGGATGCCGAAAACGAGACTTTGGTGCAGATAGATCAGAACGGCCAGTACATCACGCCCATGGACCTCACCGCTTCAGGGGACGGGTCCTGTCTCACGGCGGTAACGTTAGTCTCGGGTCCGGGTGGAGATCTGCCCGGGGGCAGCGCGACAACCGTGGTTGTCGCCGATATCGCGTTGTGCGGGGCCGATCACTCGTACTCGCTTACCACAGGCACGACGTCCGCTGAGCTGCTGAGGAAACTCAACGAGCAGCGGGACATCATCGCTCTGATGGAGATTAAAATGAAGGAGATGAAGAACACCATCCGACAACTGCGCGTCACTGAGGCGCGTTTGAAGGAGGAGCTGCGGGAAAAGGACCGGGAGAAGGACCGTCTGATCTCCACCACCAGCACCCCTATCAAGAGGAAACTCTGA